In Papaver somniferum cultivar HN1 chromosome 1, ASM357369v1, whole genome shotgun sequence, a genomic segment contains:
- the LOC113351344 gene encoding transcriptional regulator STERILE APETALA-like: MSSSPSSSEDQRGRGRQFERGETSISSASTSVGRTRLRRGRQRLSGNSRDEVWPEPFIEALAYQVAVNAASSASPTSVTLRRLSAAPAISTLFQVCSAWRAISHSNLLWHNLTNRIWGGDSLVHNTWREEYIYRHCTAYNFRISRSLYSTLNYDPNVDNSGPLACRCLTLSDSHLACGFDDGSVRLFNLISRLHVSTFHPHHRDRLGRFSRAVTGIVLTDTRVIFASLDGDIHVAVIGLVGTRRAQLGDMVNDGTLVDFNGCNRWWLGLYAGAPGRSFHVWNGENEELVFVGGTLTDPESVMGWHSLSDELTEPLGRVRVTSTVENDVAVACTGIRLMAFDLTNLGSVLNDEQFQRVGLIVSSVDVSNRLLMVVDNRRIASVRRVDNFEEVCAFTVDDGGGARRGGLIGCMNGGCVFICSGGNIRVWDALYGEYVSSFRERLEGEVNALIANERHVAAACSSDMTIHLWDYSAP; this comes from the exons ATGTCTTCGTCACCTTCTTCTTCGGAAGACCAAAGGGGAAGAGGTAGACAATTTGAAAGGGGAGaaacttctatttcttctgcttcaACTTCAGTTGGTCGTACTCGTCTTCGGCGTGGTAGGCAAAGATTGTCTGGTAATAGTAGAGACGAAGTATGGCCTGAGCCATTCATTGAAGCTCTTGCTTATCAAGTTGCTGTAAATGCTGCTTCTTCTGCTTCTCCAACAAGTGTTACTCTCCGTAGGCTCTCTGCTGCTCCTGCCATTTCTACCCTCTTTCAG GTATGTTCTGCTTGGCGTGCCATATCACACTCCAACCTTTTGTGGCATAACCTAACAAATAGGATTTGGGGTGGAGATAGCCTAGTACATAATACATGGAGAGAAGAGTATATATACCGTCATTGTACTGCGTACAACTTTCGTATATCTAGGTCTTTGTATTCTACTCTCAACTACGATCCCAACGTCGACAACAGCGGTCCCCTTGCATGTCGGTGCCTCACTCTATCAGACTCACATCTTGCATGCGGTTTTGACGATGGTTCTGTCCGTCTATTCAACTTGATTTCAAGGCTCCATGTCAGCACATTTCATCCACATCACCGAGATCGTCTCGGCCGATTCTCTCGTGCCGTTACAGGAATCGTTCTCACAGACACACGTGTTATCTTTGCTTCACTTGATGGTGACATCCACGTGGCGGTCATTGGTTTAGTAGGTACACGTCGTGCCCAATTAGGGGACATGGTGAATGACGGCACTTTGGTTGATTTCAATGGATGTAATCGGTGGTGGTTAGGGCTTTATGCTGGTGCTCCTGGCCGATCATTTCACGTatggaatggtgaaaatgaagaacttGTTTTTGTTGGTGGGACTTTGACCGATCCAGAATCAGTAATGGGTTGGCACTCGCTGTCTGATGAGTTAACCGAGCCACTTGGACGGGTCAGGGTTACTTCTACTGTTGAGAATGATGTTGCTGTGGCATGTACTGGTATCAGATTAATGGCATTTGATCTGACAAATCTAGGGTCTGTATTAAACGATGAACAATTTCAGCGAGTTGGTTTAATAGTTTCTTCTGTTGACGTCAGCAATAGATTGTTAATGGTGGTTGATAACCGCCGAATTGCCAGCGTCCGCAGAGTGGATAACTTCGAGGAAGTGTGTGCCTTTACAgtggatgatggtggtggtgccaGGAGAGGAGGTTTGATTGGGTGCATGAACGGTGGATGTGTGTTTATATGCAGTGGAGGTAATATAAGAGTATGGGATGCGTTGTATGGTGAATACGTGAGCAGTTTCAGAGAAAGATTGGAAGGAGAAGTGAATGCGTTAATAGCTAATGAAAGACATGTGGCTGCTGCATGTTCATCAGATATGACTATACATCTGTGGGATTATAGTGCTCCTTAG